The Sesamum indicum cultivar Zhongzhi No. 13 linkage group LG9, S_indicum_v1.0, whole genome shotgun sequence genome segment AATGCATCTTTCTCTTTACAGTTAAAAGGATTACAGCATGAGGTTATGTGTAAAGAAGCACTTCTTAAGACAAAGAACTTGCAACTGAAGGTAAGCTCATTCATTAATGTTATTCCAAAGTTCTTTTATGATTGTGAATTTAGTCGAATTGTTTTGAATTAAGCTCAGGCattctttttgtgattttgtgtTTGTGGAGAAGTTTCTGGCTTGTGTGGTATTATTAATGTACTATCAACGTTGGTGGCTCTTACATGTTTGCTAGAAGTTTGCATCTTGGTCCATTTGTTATCATACCAACATCATCCTGCAACTTGAAATTGTTGAAACTTTAAGTCATCCAAACAAGTACAATGAATTTGTGATCGTGGATTTGAAATCTTTAAACTCCAAACTCTTCTATCCAAATACAACTTAGGAAAAATTCAACAGATACTAGACAGCCTATTTAGCATGATACAACTAGTAAGTTTAGGTTCTCAGGTCCTGGTACATGAGTAGTGATGTCCAGATAGCACAAGAACATCCAACAATATACACGACACAATAGGTCTTGGATAATCTAATGCTGCACGGTTTCTGGTCCATTCTTATGTTTATCCTGTTTACTAATATCCCTACTAACTTCTTCAGGGGCAGGGGGAAGTGAATCTTCAGAAAACAGAACTTCAGGTGTGGCTAAGAATCCAATCataaatggaaaagaaaaagagtaaaaaCACTATTCCTTTAAGCTTGCTGCTAACTTTCTTGTTTTGTCTTGATATGAAGGAAGCAGTGGTGACTAAAGAATCTGCACTGAATGAGGATAAAAGTACTAGATCTTGCAATGACGGCAGGAGGCGCCGTCTCTCTAGAAGTCgatgtaaatatttgataagcttccacttttcaaattttgtgaacCCAGTATTAATAGCAGGTAACACATCTTACTTTGTACAATATGCAGCTTTGGGCAGTTCAGTGATACCTCCCCAGCATGCTGAAAAGGAGGCTATAGTAAACAAAAGGTTTGTATTATACCAATgcaattcaactttatttgtaaattaccTTGCATGCATATTGTATCTAGTATTGACTTAGTAATATAAATAACTTAACTCTTATATGTGTTGGATTACCAAATTTTTGCTAACATGTAACGGTTATTTCCTTAGGCGTTGTCTGAGAAGGCAATCTGCAAGTTCGAGAATTAGACAACCTGAGGAACCAGCAGACAATTTGTTTGAGATCGACGATGCCAAGTTTCCTGTTGTGTCTCCATCTGCTGAAGGATTACTAGCCGACTGTAGTTGTGTCTCTGAATTGGAAGCCCAAGCACGGCGAACATCTATTTCCAGGCCGTCACGCAAAGCAGTTGAAAAGGTTCAATCTTACAAGGAAAGGCCTATCAATGTTAAAATGAGGAGATCAGAGTGACTTGTAAGGAAGAAATGCAATCAAGAATTGTATTTTCCCTGTGCATTCTTGCACCTTAGTCCAAAAATGTTATGTATAATGTCATCTAAACCACCATTCAAAAGTGTTTTATGTGCACTAGTTACTAATTTTGTTCTCTATCGTGGAAGCATTTTTGTTGTAGTCAGTTGCTTTTGGCAAGCTTGATTGTGTTGATGGGGTCGCAACTGGTGAGAATCTCTATTCTTGATCAATATGGTGCAGCAGCTCCACTAAAACAATCAATTGAACTCGTCCAAATGTTTCAAacttaatataaactaaaatttagcGTACGTTGTCTTAGGAAAGGGTATTGTTTAAGATCAAGTGTGTTTCACTTTATGGGCTGTGACTGTGACTCTTATGAACACAGCCACCGTATTCTCCACtcatatatacaataatatcATGAAGagtaatattatcattattaattataaccaGTTGTTCATAATCATAATTGATGGTATCTCGTGTCTCTATTTATCAACTTGAGACAACGAATCGATCTCTTTCCATAGTGAGATATATCTGTAATTTCTAAAGGACGAGTTTACTAGAAACTCAAACAGCATTATCTTCTCAAATATTCTGTCACTTAGGATACTTCAACAGCCAAAGATGATTTAATGCCATTGAACTCCTCGTTGGAAATCATAAACTCAACCCCCCCATATAAATAGTTGCTCTGTAGAATCCAGTTATGCAAATCTACAAATTCAAAACGAAAACCAACTCAATATGGCAAAATCATCAGTTAGGCTGAAGCTCTTGGTTGATACACAAACCAAAAGAGTTTTATTTGCCGAGGTGGGCAAAGATTGTGTTGACTTCCTCTTTCACATAATGTCGTTGCCGGTGGCCACCATGATCAGTCTGCTAAAAAAACAAGGAATGGTGGGCTCACTAACAAACCTGTATGGAAGCATAGCAAATCTGGATGCTTCCTATATACAACCGAACAAGAGCAAGGATACCCTCTTGAAACCATTAGTTCCAGCGCCTGATTTGTCTGTTCCTGTGCTACTGCTTGGTGATAAGCCAACTGACCAGAAGTTCTATAGGTGTAACTGCAACTCTAACATCTCCGATAATCCGCGGGCAGTTTGTCCTAATTGCCGCCGTGCAATGACCATAGCTGTGGCATATGTGGCTCCTCCTTTGGTGCAAGAAACGAATGAAGGTGGATTTGTGAAGGGGTTGGTGACTTACATGGTTATGGATAATTTGGAGGTGAAGCCCATGTCCACTATCTCAAGCATTACtttgctcaacaaatttaatgttaaGGAAGTGGGGTTATTGCAGGAAAAAGTGGTGAATTTGGGCATGGATGAGGTTTGTATTATCAAGTACTTTCAGTTGTTTAGGctgctttaattaattactaacaCAAGTGTTAATAATGCTTTTATGGCTTAGGCTGTGATACTGCTGAAGGCTTCTCTGCAGTCTGAGAATGTTCTGACTGAAGTCTTCCTCAAGAGAACTTGAGCTGGTGAAGGGTTTATGGTTAATCATGTGATaagtttttcatttatgtttcTGTTGGAATTAGTGATATTATGTTctatgattttctttcttgatccATCACGAACTTGCAGCTTTGTATCCGTCAGGGTTTATGCTTTGCAACGAAAcgttttagtattttataatgtGTCTTTTTTATCGCATGAAAATGTCTCAGTGTGATGCATCTAGAATGAAGCAACACCTATTGATATATTATCGCCAAAACTGCTGCTTTAAATGATGTCAAGGCAAGCATTTCGAATTTCCTATTTCGAACTCATACGAACTTCTGTAATTATATCACCACGATACCAGCATCCCTGTTTATTGCACGGAAATGAATccaaagaaataataaattatgcaaGTATTTCGTACTTTCTAGCATggaaacttgagaagttttgacTCTCAATTTTGAAGATCATAGCAATCcatattgtattatatatattaaatactaccaaaaaaaaggtgaatttagaatgatttttttgacTTTGGAAAAGTTTTCATAACACAACTTATTTGGAGTGTAATTTAAAATGGATCAAAATTTTGTGTTACACAAAAATTTAGgaacaattttgaaaagaacaTTCCAACTTGGGACGGTAACTGTCATTGTTAATTGTTCCTAatgtccaatttttttttttagaattggaATGGTTAGGGACGATTATTGGCGCggataatttagttttatcgGTGAACCCAAGCTATATCATCCAAGTGTGTACTCCAATCTTTATAGTTGGTGTTCACCATTTCTTCAAGTATGGATTTGATCTCTTGATTGCAAATTTCTGCTTTACCATTCGTTTGGGAATGGTAGGCGATTGAAATCTGCTGAAGGATTACTAGCCGACTGAAGTTGTGTCTCTGTATTGGAAGCCCAAGCACGGCAAACATCTATTTCCAGGCCGTCACGCAAACTAGTTGAAAAGGTTCAATCTTACAAGGAAAGGCCTGTCAATGTTAAAATGAGGAGATCAGAATGACTTGTAAGGAAGAAATGCAATCAAGAATTGTATTATCCCTGTGTATTCTTGCACCTTAGTCCAAAAAATGTTATGTATAATGTCATCTAAACCACCATTTGAAAGTGTTTTATGTGCACTAGTTACTAATTTGGTTCTCGATCGTGGaagcatttttgttttagtcagtTGCTTTTGGCAAGCTTGATTGTGTTGATGGGGTCGCAAATGGTGAGAATCTCTATTCTTGATCAATATGGTGCAGCAGCTCCACTGAAACAATCAATTGAACTCATCCAAATGTTTTTCAAACTTGagataaactaaaatttagcGTACGTTGTCTTAGGAAATGGTATTGTTTAAGATCAAGTGTGTTTCACTTTATGGGCTGTGACTGTGACTCTTATGAACACAGCCACCGTATTATCCACTCATATACACAATAATACCATGAAGagtaatattatcattattaattataaccaGTTGTTCATAACCATTATTGATGGTATCTCATATCTCTATTTATCAACTCGAGACAAAGAATCAATCTCTTTACATAGTGAAATATATCTGTAATTTCTAAAGGACGAGTTTGTTAGAAACTGAAATCGCATTATCCCAAATATTCTGTCACAATTTGGATTaactctctctttttctcgttACAAGCAAAAGCTGCTGCAGTAGTTGATGTGTTTAATCTAGAATACTTCAACAGCCAAAGATGATTTAATGCCATTGAACAGCTCGTTGAAATCATAAACTCAGCGGCCCCATATAAATAGTTGCTCTGTAGAATCTGTTGGAATTTCTCATTCCActgctgctgttgctgctATAGACTCTGCTACAGACATGGTTGATCACACTCAAAAGCTAGAAGGTGCTGGGGTTGCTTCTGATCTCTTAGATCAAGGATAGTTGCCTTGAAGAAGCGTTCTTCCATTTTAcgttttcttcttgttttcttaGTTATTATACAGTCAGCCTCTTAGTCATTTATTCGACGTCTGATTGGTCCACGTCACTTGATGGAGCAGTTGCAGATTAGTTGTAGTTTTGGCGGATTAGTTATTTAATCAGATTCCTCTTCCCCTGTATATAGTGCTCTGTAACAATCTTTTCAGGGATATGGAAGAAATCTTAGCTGCTCTCATTTCTCTCGTGAAAATGTATCTTTCGTTCTTCAGTTTCAAACATTTTTtctacatggtatcagagccttcttCTTGAAGGTCTCTTGATACTTAGCATATACAGTTTTAAAATAAGCCGCAGTAACAGGCGAGGCTTATGACGAACGCGCCAACAATGGCGGGGGAACAATATGAGAAAGATGTACTTTATCTACATCCTTCTGACAGTTCCAGCTTTGTGCTGGCATCTACACCATTGACtggatcaaattatttgacgTGGAGCAGAGCGGTGTACGTCGCTCTGGGTTGCAAAATGAAGCTAGCCTTCATTGACGGAACATTTCCACGGCCACCAGCGGGATCTGTTCAGTTTGAGCAGTGGAGAAGAGCAGATCTTATGGTGACCTCGTGGCTGTGGAATTCGATATCAAAAGAAATCGTAGAGGCCTTCATGTACGTAAGTTCTTCGCGAGAGCTATGGTTGGAATTACAAGCTAGATACGGACGCAGCAGTGCTCCGCTGATCTACCAGTTACAACGTGAGATTTCTTCAATCTCACAAGGGGATATGACCTTGACTACTTACTTGACGAAGATGAAGAAGCTGTGGAACGAGTTATTTTGTTTGGCACCTTCACCTAAGTGCACGTGTGGAGGTTGCACTTGCGGAATCAATACTGCTATTGGGACGATGTATTCTAGAATGCAGCTTATGCAGTTTCTCATGGGGCTCCATGAGAGCTTCGAGAAAGAGAAAAGCCAGCTGCTAATGATGGATCCGTTGCCGGATCTTGAGAAGGCATTCTCGATGGTTTTTGCCGTGGAACAACAGAGGAATGTGCAAGTTCAACTTGCAGATAACACTGCTTATCAAGTGAACTTGAAGGAACATAAAAAGGAAGGGACACAGAACCAATTGCAGAAACGGAAATCATTTGTGGACAAGCGTACTATGGTGTGCACACACTGCAACAAGATAGGACATCTGAGGAATACTTGCTTCCAATTGCATGGGACACCAGATTGGTTTAAAGCGCTGAATGATAAGAAGAGACAGACTGTTGTGAGCCACAATTTTTCTGGAAATGTGGGAGGGCAAACAGTCAGCAAAGTGGATGGTTCAGGAGCTAGCACTGAGGCGCGATCTGAAGTGGTGGATTTAATGGAAGAATTGTTAAAAATGATGAAGCAGAAGGAGGTGCCCTCAGATCCTATATCCAACTATGCGAATTATGTGCACTATGATGAGCAATTCGCAGGTAATGTTCTTGTACCTCCTACACCAAGTTTGAATGAATGGATTATTGACACTGGAGCTACAAATCATGTATGTGCACATTTATCTTGTTTTGATACTTACACTATTCCTTCTCATACGCATCTGAAAACAGTGACTCATGTTGGAACTGTGAGAATCTCAGAAAAATTGATCCTTACTTCAGTGTTTTTCATCCCTGACTTTTCCGTCAATCTCCTTTCCGTTAGTCAACTTTGTAATAGCAATGCTTACTCTTTCCTCTTCAATCAATTCACCTGCATCTTGCAGGACCAGGTGAGTAAAGAGGTGGTGGCAAAGGGAACTTTGAACAGAAAGCTTTACATTCTGAGATCCTCTAATTTTAAACCTTCGTTTAATTCTAGTGTATCTGGTTCAAATTCCTGTTCTAGCGTTGTCGAGTGTAATGATTCCTTGTGGCACAAGAGGTTAGGGCATGCTCCCATGACTGCTATTAAGCATATACCAGAATGTAACATTTCAGATGACTCATTGGAAATGAAATGTGACATATGCCCAAAAGCCAAGCAATCTAGAATCATGTTTAAACCAAGTGATTCGCAGTCAATTACACCCTTTGCTTTGATTCATTTGGATGTTTGGGGGCCGTACAAAACACCTAGTCTATCAGGGTGTAATTATGTTCTTACAATTCTAGATGATTACAGCAGGTGCTTATGGACCTACCTCATTAAGCACAAAGATCAAGTGACTTCCACTTTACTTCAATTTTCAGCCATGGTTAAGACTCAATTTGAGGCTAAGATTAAAGTGTTGCGTACAGACAATGGGTCTGAATTTATCAATGCTAATTGTCAAACTCTATGTCACAAACTTGGGATTATCCATCAAACATCGTGTGTATACACTCCTCAACAAAACGGGAGGGTAGAAAGGAAGCATAGGCACCTCCTTAATGTTGCCCGTGCACTCTTGTTTCAGGCGTCTCTTCCATTAAAATTTTGGGGGGATTGCATATTGGCTGCCACTTATATTATCAACAGAACACCTACAAAACTCCTGCATTGGAACACCCCATTTCAAATGCTATTTGGATATGCTCCTAACTATTCCcacatcaaaatttttggtTGTCTTTGTTTTGCTACAAATTTGAGTCCTCATAAAACAAAGTTCGACAAACGTGCTCACAAATGTGTATTTCTTGGATATTCAATGTCACAGAAAGGATATAAGGTCTTTGACTTGGAAGACCACACTCTCTTCACTTCCAGGGATGTGATCTTCCAAGAACACTTGTTTCCTTATGCACAAAATAAAGTTGAGGAGACTTCTAGCTGCCCTTTGCCCACGGTTACTGCTGGTAGTATTCCTATTGATCTATCTCATCACTCACCAAATACTGCTACCTCACCACTTCCTACAATTGCTGAAAATGTTCCTACCAATCCATCAAGTGATACCATTTCTACTCCTGTCATCCCTCCTCGTAGGTCTGCTAGAGTGAGTCAAAAACCTCCTTGGTTAAATGATTTTGTGTGTCAAACTAACTCTGCTGTCCTGCATTCTAAATCTGTTGCATACACATCCTTTGTAGCTTCTCTGTCAGCTTTGCAGGAGCCCCGTTCATATGAGGAGGCATCTCAGTATCCGGAGTGGAGAGCAGCGATGAATGAAGAAATACAGGCTCTGGAGAAAAATCAGACATGGAAGTTGACACCCCTTCCACCGGGGAAGCGAGCCATTGGGAACAAGTGGGTATACAAAGTGAAATTACGAGCTGATGGAAGCATAGAACGGTACAAGGCTCGTCTCGTCGCCAAAGGATATAATCAAGTTGAAGGCGTCGATTACATTGAGTCTTTTTCTCCAGTGGCGAAGGCAGTTACTGTGCGTCTCTTTCTTACTCTTGCGGCTGCGAAAGGTTGGGCTTTACAGCAGTTAGATGTAAATAACGCGTTTCTTCATGGACATTTggatgaagatatatatatgtttcccCCTGCTGGTTGTAAAGTTGGTCCAGGGCTCGTTTGCAAGTTGGAGCGCTCTTTATATGGATTGAAACAGGCGTCCCGACAGTGGAATGTGGAACTAACTATGCGTTTACAAGAATTTGGGTTCGTTCAATGTGCACACG includes the following:
- the LOC105170754 gene encoding uncharacterized protein LOC105170754, with translation MAKSSVRLKLLVDTQTKRVLFAEVGKDCVDFLFHIMSLPVATMISLLKKQGMVGSLTNLYGSIANLDASYIQPNKSKDTLLKPLVPAPDLSVPVLLLGDKPTDQKFYRCNCNSNISDNPRAVCPNCRRAMTIAVAYVAPPLVQETNEGGFVKGLVTYMVMDNLEVKPMSTISSITLLNKFNVKEVGLLQEKVVNLGMDEAVILLKASLQSENVLTEVFLKRT
- the LOC105170753 gene encoding SHUGOSHIN 2 isoform X2 — encoded protein: MYTMKGDKMAKRSSFGSMVRRRLSDITNSQPQPKSPSCPEKLPPDAASAKEYIDHLAKENMALVKLIQDKNKIIELTGIEIQNLRTCLQKMQLQNWNLAQANTHMLAELNLGKERLKGLQHEVMCKEALLKTKNLQLKGQGEVNLQKTELQEAVVTKESALNEDKSTRSCNDGRRRRLSRSRSLGSSVIPPQHAEKEAIVNKRRCLRRQSASSRIRQPEEPADNLFEIDDAKFPVVSPSAEGLLADCSCVSELEAQARRTSISRPSRKAVEKVQSYKERPINVKMRRSE
- the LOC105170753 gene encoding SHUGOSHIN 2 isoform X1, with the protein product MYTMKGDKMAKRSSFGSMVRRRLSDITNSQPQPKSPSCPEKLPPDAASAKEYIDHLAKENMALVKLIQDKNLNFVNSKIIELTGIEIQNLRTCLQKMQLQNWNLAQANTHMLAELNLGKERLKGLQHEVMCKEALLKTKNLQLKGQGEVNLQKTELQEAVVTKESALNEDKSTRSCNDGRRRRLSRSRSLGSSVIPPQHAEKEAIVNKRRCLRRQSASSRIRQPEEPADNLFEIDDAKFPVVSPSAEGLLADCSCVSELEAQARRTSISRPSRKAVEKVQSYKERPINVKMRRSE